One part of the Lepeophtheirus salmonis chromosome 14, UVic_Lsal_1.4, whole genome shotgun sequence genome encodes these proteins:
- the LOC121129040 gene encoding serine/threonine-protein kinase DCLK2, producing MMEVVNGGIPQGNYDASSSPGAYTNGSSHLETASNSASPGSFSNRSSTSSLNNVSGIGHHHSLKKSSKKVSICDKAFPVLKRDKSNLTVGSIAASNRTSLIQVQGERQARKVRFFINGDKFFKGAIIPISSEKFRTFDKLLEHLTRIMCNQVTLPNGVRYIFNFEGKILERLEDLGHGGNYLCSSNNVYKKMEYLKIVRDNNENNWKGIMKRETYYIGISQIKLKRDQYKLSGHSKSFGQSNKSLNETSEKCLIKPKIIAVLRSGLRPRRAVRVLLNSRNTKSFTNILADLTNTVKLDSGAVRKIFTLSGKPVVNVQDFNESEVFIAYGVDKCDKDDFDLDAIEFRGVQAILKSPDLDAKYAKYSTSSPKTSRKKFLNSRLPVKTSHLRKSAGKNRQGSQETMVLPPPPPKSEVEIKYDIGEKIGDGNFAVVKKCTSRKTGKCYALKVIDKGKCQGKEHMIESEITILNVVSHTNIIELLEVFDTPDERYLVTEYVSGGDLFDAITLDTKYSEDESRIMVNDLTSALKYLHDKMIVHRDIKPENLLVFDRSDGCKSLKIGDFGLAQAVNEPLFIVCGTPTYVAPEILAETGYGVKVDIWATGVIMYILLCGFPPFSSSTNNQEELFDQILSGLFEFNSPNWDDISFPAKELISWMLQIDPLQRYSAYEILQHKWMLSTPSHQHPHKNNAFNYNKF from the exons ATGATGGAAGTAGTGAATGGGGGTATCCCTCAAGGGAACTACGACGCCTCCTCCTCCCCAGGAGCCTATACCAACGGATCCTCACATCTCGAAACAGCCTCTAACTCTGCAAGCCCCGGCTCTTTTTCCAACCGCTCTTCGACCTCTTCTCTCAACAATGTGTCAGGCATTGGA CACCATCATTCTCTTAAAAAGTCGTCGAAGAAGGTGAGCATCTGTGACAAAGCCTTTCCCGTACTCAAACGAGACAAAAGTAATCTTACCGTGGGCAGTATTGCTGCCTCAAATAGAACTTCCCTCATCCAAGTCCAAGGAGAGCGTCAAGCACGGAAAGTTCGCTTTTTCATTAATGGCGATAAGTTCTTCAAGGGAGCCATCATACCTATTAGCTCTGAAAAGTTTCGTACTTTTGATAAGCTCCTAGAGCATCTGACACGGATCATGTGCAATCAAGTGACTCTTCCTAATGGGGTTCgttatatctttaattttgagGGAAAGATATTGGAAAGACTCGAGGATTTGGGGCATGGTGGTAATTATCTCTGTTCCTCCAAcaatgtctataaaaaaatggaatatttgaagATTGTGAGGGACAATAATGAGAACAATTGGAAAGGCATCATGAAAAGAGAGACCTACTACATAGGAATAAgtcaaattaagttaaaaagggATCAGTATAAACTAAGTGGACATTCAAAGTCCTTTGGACAAAGTAATAAGAGCTTAAATGAAACTTCTGAGAAATGTCTGATTAAACCTAAAATCATTGCCGTTCTTCGTTCTGGTCTTAGACCTCGAAGGGCTGTTAGAGTCTTGCTCAATTCAAGAAATACGAAAAGCTTTACTAATATCCTTGCAGATCTGACCAACACTGTCAAATTGGATTCTGGTGCTGTGAGGAAGATCTTCACTCTAAGTG GAAAACCTGTTGTTAATGTTCAAGATTTTAATGAATCCGAAGTCTTCATAGCTTACGGTGTGGATAAATGCGATAAAGATGACTTCGACTTGGATGCTATTGAATTTCGCGGGGTACAAGCAATTTTAAAGAGTCCTGATTTGGATGCAAAATATGCTAAATATTCTACTTCAAGCCCAAAGACCTCACGTAAAAAGTTTCTGAATAGCCGCCTTCCTGTTAAAACCTCGCATTTGCGGAAAAGTGCTGGTAAAAATCGACAAGGCTCTCAAGAAACAATGGTACTTCCTCCCCCTCCTCCCAAGTCTGAAGTCGAAATTAAATATGACATTGGTGAGAAAATTGGGGATGGAAACTTTGCAGTGGTTAAGAAATGTACTTCTCGAAAGACAGGAAAGTGCTATGCTCTCAAAGTCATTGATAAAGGAAAATGCCAAGGAAAGGAGCATATGATAGAATCTGAGATAACTATTCTCAACGTAGTGAGCCATACCAACATTATCGAATTACTGGAAGTATTTGATACTCCAGATGAAAGGTATCTTGTGACTGAGTATGTGAGCGGGGGTGACTTATTTGATGCAATTACTTTGGACACAAAGTATTCAGAAGACGAATCACGAATTATGGTTAATGACTTAACATCCGCTCTCAAATACCTACATGATAAAATGATTGTTCATCGAGATATAAAACCTGAAAACTTGTTAGTTTTCGATCGATCAGACGGGTGTAAATCTCTTAAGATTGGAGACTTTGGCCTTGCACAAGCGGTCAACGAACCCTTATTTATTGTGTGCGGAACACCGACATATGTGGCTCCTGAAATCCTTGCTGAGACAGGATATGGAGTAAAAGTGGATATTTGGGCTACGGGCGTCATAATGTACATTCTTTTATGTGGATTCCCTCCTTTTTCATCCAGTACAAATAACCAAGAAGAATTATTCGATCAGATTTTGAGTGGACTCTTTGAATTTAACTCTCCTAATTGGGACGACATATCCTTTCCCGCAAAAGAACTGATTTCCTGGATGCTACAAATTGATCCTCTTCAAAGATATTCTGCATATGAAATTCTTCAACACAAATGGATGCTCTCTACGCCAAGTCATCAACATCCACATAAGAACAATGCGtttaactataataaattttag